A portion of the Oscillospiraceae bacterium genome contains these proteins:
- a CDS encoding metal-sensing transcriptional repressor has product MESTEKKPCCCCSAEEPAVDTVSPADVPDAVPSCCRHKDRSPEEYKALVNRLSRIEGQVRGVRGMLEKDAYCVDILVQVAAVNSALNSFAKELLAQHMSTCVADDLRAGSDEKLNELIKLLPRLMK; this is encoded by the coding sequence ATGGAATCCACCGAAAAGAAGCCCTGCTGTTGCTGCAGCGCCGAAGAGCCTGCGGTGGACACGGTTTCCCCCGCCGATGTGCCGGACGCTGTCCCCTCCTGCTGCCGCCACAAGGACCGCAGCCCGGAGGAATACAAAGCACTGGTCAACCGGCTGAGCCGCATCGAAGGGCAGGTGCGCGGCGTGCGCGGCATGCTGGAAAAGGACGCCTACTGTGTGGATATTCTGGTACAGGTGGCAGCGGTGAACTCGGCGCTGAACAGCTTTGCCAAGGAGCTGCTGGCCCAGCACATGAGCACCTGTGTGGCCGATGACCTGCGTGCCGGCAGCGACGAAAAGCTGAACGAGTTGATCAAGCTGCTGCCCCGGCTCATGAAGTGA